In the genome of Candidatus Cloacimonas sp., the window GTGGGAATGGTAGAACAAGAACAATTGCTTCCCCGAGCAGGAATGAAGCCCGGGGATATAATTATTGCTTTGCCAAGCAGTGGTTTACACACTAATGGCTATTCTCTCGTGCGGAAAATTGTTTTTGAGAAACTGAATTTAGATTTGGATTCCTATATTGAAGATTGCCAAAAGACCTTGGGAGAATTGCTATTAAGCATTCATCGCAGCTATTTGCCTTTCCTGAAGAATTATTTGTCCGATCCTGATCTATTAGGCATTGCCCATATCACGGGTGGAGGAATTGCCGGTAACCTAAAAAGAATTCTACCGGAAAATATCTCTGCCTCCATAGAACTAAAAGATCAAGATATTCCTCCCCTCTTTAAATGGATAAAAAATGCCGGAAATATTGAGCAGAGCGTTATGCAGGAGACCTTTAATCTGGGGATAGGAATGCTTTGCATTGTAAAAAAACAAGCGGTGGAAAAGTTCCTGCAAATACCTGAGACCCGTTATGTGGGCGAATTGACAGTTCTTGATTCGCATAAATCGAGAGTAGCATTATATTTTAAGAGATGAATAAAATGTTATGTTATTTCAATTTATGCTTGCTTAAAATGAATTTCAGATTAAATTATAAAAAAACCTCTTGACGATTTTGCATACATCAGAGAGAGAGTTTTAAACGAAGAATTGATTATTGCTTAAAAAGCCGAATCGTTCTTGTAAAGAAACGAAACATTATGAATAACACCCATAAAAAAGGGAGGTTGGCAATGCGTAAATATGCATTGATCCTGCTAATATTAATGTTTATTGGGGTAGGGTTCCTTCAAGCCGCTACCACAGGTAAACTTGCAGTCCGAGTGCGTGATAATTCAGGTCGTCCGATCGGATTTGTAAATATAGTTGTGATGCAAGGAAATCAACGCATCACTGGTGGTCAGACAAATGAAAAGGGAACGGTAATAATAATCAATATTCCTCCCGGCGTCTATACTGTTAAGTTCTCCTTAATTGGTTATGATACGATGACCTTTAATGATGTTCGGATTCAGGTAGATCAAACAACTTCGCTTTCTCCCATTATGAATAAAAGCGGGATAGAGATGAAAGCGGTTACCGTTACCGCCAAAGAAGATAAAGTGGATAAAAACAGAATCGGCAGCGCCAAAAATATCCAGATGGATATAATGACCGATGCCGCTGTCTCCGATGTAACCGATATTGTCGCTCTCCAACCTGGTGTATCAAATATTGGGGGTGAATTGCATATTCGCGGAGGCAGAGCCAACGAAGTCAATTATACCGTTGATGGAATGAGTGTTACTGATCCTGTGGATGGTGGAGCCACTTTACAAGTTGATACTGATGCGATAAAAGATATGAAAGTAATGACGGGTGGCTTTCCAGCTGAATATGGAAACGCCCAGTCCGGTGTAATAAATATTGTTACCAAAGATGGAGATCCCTTTTATTCTGGTAAAGTAGAATATAATAACGATCATCTCTTCTTGGAAAGCAGAAATTCCGATGTATTGAAAGTAGCAATTGGAGGTCCCGTTATACCTTTTTCTTCTCAGGAGATGCGTGAGAAATTCACTTATTATCTTAATGGTTCTGGTGAATGGCTGGATGGACGGTTAAAAGATTATTATGTCAGCAATCCCAACATTGATTATAGCATTAAAGGCAGATCACTTTTAGATACCGAGTATGATGTTTATGATCCTTATGCTGATCGGGATAATATTCTGGGCATCGATATCGGAAATAGAAATTACAATGCTTATAATGTTAACCTAAAAACAAAATATGCCTTCAAGCCAGGGCAAATTGCCACTTTTGCGGTTAGAGGGGATAGAAGTTTAAACTATTTATATGATAATTCTTGGCGCTATGCTCTACAGCATTATGCAGAGGAAGAAACAACTCAAAGACAATATATCGGTACTTATGATGATGTAATCAATGACAGGATGAATCTAAAAATTAAAGCCAGCTATTATCAAAAAGATAGTTATCAAGGTCCCAGGGGCATAGATAGAAACAATTATATGTATATGACCATAGATCCCAATAATATTCCTGAGAACTATGTTGATATGGTTTCTTTGGGGAATTATGGCTATACATCCATAGACGCCGATAACGATAATGTTCTTGATGAGGGATTTTTGCCTGCCAGTTATTGGGTTTATCGTTTGGAAAGTGTTGAAGAACCAAGAAATATTCCTGGATATAATCCTCCCGGTACTATTTACGGCAGATTTATCGATGATACTACTGATATTTTAAGCGCTCGAGCAGATTTTGAATGGCAGATAAATGATACTCATATGGCAAAAACAGGTCTGGAGATTATCAAACATAACATCAAGAAGAATCAGCTGGAAAATTATCTGAAGATTGATGACAAACGCCGCACAAATTATCTGAATAGTATCTTTGATGTCCGAGATTACGATCTTGCCGATTATATTGATGCAAATGAAGATTTGATATGTGATAATGTTCCCGAGGGATTGTATGCCTTAGCTGCAACTCAGACAGTTCCTACTTCTCTGGCGGATTTGGTACCAATATATTATCCTCAGGATTACTTTGCCGCAGCCAAAGCATCTGCCGGAACACGAGATGGCTATAAAGCGGAACCTTGGCAAATGGCTTATTATCTGCAGGATAAAATGGAATGGGAAGGAATGATCGTTAACGCGGGTTTGCGTTTTGATCTGTGGTATCTGGGTAAAAACTATTCAGTGGCGCAGGATGATGGCAGTTATTCAGTGCGTGAATTTGATAAAGATGACCAAATCCAGCTTATGATATCTCCCCGTTTGGGTGTATCTCATCCGATCACTGATAAAGATGTGCTTCGTTTTGCTTATAATTACCAAAATCAATTGCCTCAAATGCAATATATCTTTACCAGCAAGACACCTGAAGATGCGAATGATGCAGAAACAACGATTCAAGTGGGAAACCCCAGTTTGGAACCACAAATTACCGTTACCTATGAAGTTGGTCTTTCTCACCAATTGAGTGATGACTATGTGCTGGATTTAACTGCCTATTATAAGAATCTCTACAATTATGTAAGTACTATGAAAGAGCGTAGCGAAATTGAACAGACCGTCTATTGGTATAAATATTATTCCAATGATTACGGCTCAGCTCGTGGTATTGATATGCAATTAGAAAAAATGCTATCCAATTTTAATACTTGGTCTATTGCCTATTCTCTGGCATGGGCTCAAGGAAATAACTCTTACACTGTTATTCAAGATGAATCGACCAATTTAAGAGAATTCCCACTGGATTGGGATGTGCGCCATAATATAAGCGCCAATTATACATTCCATATTGCCAGAGGGGAAGAATATTTTATACCCTTTACCGATTATATACTGCCTCTTGATGATTTTTCCGCTAATGTAACCTGGACTTTTGCTTCTGGAGCACCTTACACACCACAAAGTACCGAATCCAGTAGTGCTCTTGATACAAATAGTAAAAGGAAGGACTTTACTCAGCAGACTGATATGAGAATAACCAAGGGATTTGTTTTATCCAACAAAATGAGTTTCAAAGTTTACGCTGAAGTGGAGAATCTGTTTAAAAACCTGAATGTATATACTGTTTATCCTAAAACGGGAAACTACTATTGGGGCGGAGACAACCTTGAAGAAGCCAATATTCCTGGTTTTGTTTATGATGAAGTAAATTATGTTTATGGGCTTGCCTATAAAAATCCTACTTATTATAACAATTTCAGGAGCTTAACTTTGGGAATCTCGTTTAACTTCTAAATTATTCCAAGGAGGAATTGATAAAAATGAGAAAATTCGTGGTAATAGTACTGCTGATAATGATGATGACCTTTGTATTGGCAGGCATTGCTTATGCACAGGATAAAGCTGCAACTGAGAAGAGCGGAGGTGGCTTACAGAACTTCGCTGAGCTGGTATTTGGCAGTGGACTGGTTAAATGGTTCAAGAATGGTGGATGGGCTATGTGGCCAATCCTCTTTCTGGCAATATATGGTTTGGCCTACATAATTTGGAAGTTCATTGCTTTGCTTAATGGGAAAGTGAACTTAAATAATTTTCTGGATAAGATCATTCCCTTGATTAAGGAAAAGAAATTTGAAGAAGCTAAAGAAATCGCCGGTAAAACAAGAGGTCCTGTAGCTGCCATTATTTATGCGGGATTGGAAAAAGCGGACAAAGGTAAGGAAGCGGTGGATGAAGCAATTGAAAATGCTTCTATGATTGAAATGAGCTATTTGGAAAAAGGGTTCATTGAGCTTTCTTCTTCCATTACGCTTGCTCCTATGTTAGGTTTCTTAGGAACTGTTGCCGGTATGATCGCTGCCTTTGATGCTATCGCCGCTGCTCGAGCCGTAGATGCTACAATTGTAGCTACAGGTATCAGGATTGCTTTGATCACAACCGAAGCAGGATTGATTGTGGCTATCCCAATACAATTCTTTAATAATGTGTTTATGACAATGGTAGATGGAGTTGTGATTGATATGCAGAGAGCTTCAGAAAAAGTTACTGAAGTTTTAGCCGAAAATATAGGTATCAAAAAATGATAATCTCTCGCAAGAGGAAACTTAAGGCAATGATACCAACTGCTTCTACAGGTGATATCGCTTTTCTATTGATCATCTTCTTTATGTCCACCACCAAGTTTGATGTGAAAGAAGGTATTAAACTTGTTTTACCTCAGAAAGCTGAAGCCACCGGTAATAAAACTCAAACCCTTACTTTAACTGAAAAAGAAATGACCCGTTTCCAAATCCTACCTGACGGGCAGATTGCCGTTAACAAAGAAGCACCTCGTTATATTGAGAGTGAAGAGCTTGATGTAATAATACAGCAAAAAATGCAAATGAATCCGGATATGATCTTTAAAGTTATTACCGACAGAGAAACAAAATACAGTGAGATGATCAGAGTTGTTGACCGCCTTAAAGCGGCCAAGATAGAAAAAATATCCCTTTCCACGAATTAGGAGAATATAATGGCTAAATTTAACACGAAAAAAAGAAGGGATGTTGCCATTCCCCAAGCATCAACATCTGATATTGCGTTTCTCTTGTTGCTGTTTTTTATGGTTACTACCGTTTTTGTGCAGGAAAAGAAGTTTTGGGTGGAGCGTTCTCGTTGGCCCTATGCGGAAAGCATTGAACGGATTCCTCGTAATCATACAAGTACTATTTATGTAATGCGTGACGAAACAATTCTCTTGGATGATATTCCTACTCGGATAGAAAGTTCTGAAGATGTTTTTATATCTCAAACTCTTATCCGGAAAAAAACGGAGGATCCCGAACTGATTGTCTGTTTCCGAACTGATAAAGATACAAAATATGGAGTAATGTCTGATGTTATGCGCCAATTACAAGATGCAAACGCTCTGGTAGTTGCCTTTGAAACACAACCATTACAGAAGAAATAAAAGGAGATAAGATGAAAGCACAATATCAGGACTGGAAAGACATTGCCAATTCCCAATTCAGCAAAGGTCTTGCCTTATCTCTTACCCTACTTATTTTTGCCATTATGGTTACTCCCAAAGTGGAAGTTCGCAAGCAGGTTTTTCAGACAGAACAGATGGAATTAGTAGATATTCCAGCGGAAGAAAGGGAAAGAATTGAAACACCTCAAACTGATGTGGATGTTAATGTAACTTTTCAGATTAGTGATGTTTTGGGGACTGAAGAAGTAGATATGGCAGCTTTTCAGGAAGCTCTCACTCAAATTGGCGATATCTATAGAACCTCTTCTCCTACTCAACAATCAGAAGATGAAACACCGGTAAATTTTGTTCCTTACGATGATCCACCAGTGGTCATAGGCAAAATTGAACCTGCTTATCCTGAATTTGCCCGTAGGAATAAACTGGAAGGAACAGTAATTCTGGAAGTGGAAGTTTTGAAAGATGGCAGCATTCGCGACATTAGAGTGCGGCGTGGGGTTGGTGGTGGTTTAGATGAAGCTGCAATAGAGGCAGTGCGTAAAGTAAAATTTCAACCCGGGAGAAGCAGTGGTCAAGCGGTTGATTGTTTGGTCATTATCCCGGTAGAATTTAAAATTCAATAAATTGGGAGTGTTTTTATGAAACGGTATAAAACAGGAATATGTCTTTGCTTAATGCTTATTTTTTCCCTAAGCATTGTTTATGGAGCAATGGCAGTTCCCTCCACTGGAACCAAAAAACTGGATTTAACCAAATATCACAATGTGGGAAACATTTGGTTGCGAGTTAGTAACTATGGATTCTTCGGTTCCGGCGATGACATAGTTCCCCAATATCCTTCTCTGGAATATCCGGGAGGAAGTGGTATGGATTATTTGTATCAGGGAGCTTTGTGGTTCGGAGCCAAAAAACAGCGTCGTAACAGTATGAATCAAAAATTATATTGGTTGGTTTATC includes:
- the purM gene encoding phosphoribosylformylglycinamidine cyclo-ligase, whose product is MDNLNDNLNYVSSGVNIAAGEATVKAIKNKVRTTYNSNVLSEIGSFGGLYKIDKNAWQNPVLVSSTDGVGTKVLIAKLANEYKTIGQDLVNHCVNDIMVQGAIPQFFLDYIGLGKLIPEKVEDIIEGIILACQQNSCVLIGGEMAEMPGIYNEKDFDLAGTIVGMVEQEQLLPRAGMKPGDIIIALPSSGLHTNGYSLVRKIVFEKLNLDLDSYIEDCQKTLGELLLSIHRSYLPFLKNYLSDPDLLGIAHITGGGIAGNLKRILPENISASIELKDQDIPPLFKWIKNAGNIEQSVMQETFNLGIGMLCIVKKQAVEKFLQIPETRYVGELTVLDSHKSRVALYFKR
- a CDS encoding carboxypeptidase regulatory-like domain-containing protein, which translates into the protein MRKYALILLILMFIGVGFLQAATTGKLAVRVRDNSGRPIGFVNIVVMQGNQRITGGQTNEKGTVIIINIPPGVYTVKFSLIGYDTMTFNDVRIQVDQTTSLSPIMNKSGIEMKAVTVTAKEDKVDKNRIGSAKNIQMDIMTDAAVSDVTDIVALQPGVSNIGGELHIRGGRANEVNYTVDGMSVTDPVDGGATLQVDTDAIKDMKVMTGGFPAEYGNAQSGVINIVTKDGDPFYSGKVEYNNDHLFLESRNSDVLKVAIGGPVIPFSSQEMREKFTYYLNGSGEWLDGRLKDYYVSNPNIDYSIKGRSLLDTEYDVYDPYADRDNILGIDIGNRNYNAYNVNLKTKYAFKPGQIATFAVRGDRSLNYLYDNSWRYALQHYAEEETTQRQYIGTYDDVINDRMNLKIKASYYQKDSYQGPRGIDRNNYMYMTIDPNNIPENYVDMVSLGNYGYTSIDADNDNVLDEGFLPASYWVYRLESVEEPRNIPGYNPPGTIYGRFIDDTTDILSARADFEWQINDTHMAKTGLEIIKHNIKKNQLENYLKIDDKRRTNYLNSIFDVRDYDLADYIDANEDLICDNVPEGLYALAATQTVPTSLADLVPIYYPQDYFAAAKASAGTRDGYKAEPWQMAYYLQDKMEWEGMIVNAGLRFDLWYLGKNYSVAQDDGSYSVREFDKDDQIQLMISPRLGVSHPITDKDVLRFAYNYQNQLPQMQYIFTSKTPEDANDAETTIQVGNPSLEPQITVTYEVGLSHQLSDDYVLDLTAYYKNLYNYVSTMKERSEIEQTVYWYKYYSNDYGSARGIDMQLEKMLSNFNTWSIAYSLAWAQGNNSYTVIQDESTNLREFPLDWDVRHNISANYTFHIARGEEYFIPFTDYILPLDDFSANVTWTFASGAPYTPQSTESSSALDTNSKRKDFTQQTDMRITKGFVLSNKMSFKVYAEVENLFKNLNVYTVYPKTGNYYWGGDNLEEANIPGFVYDEVNYVYGLAYKNPTYYNNFRSLTLGISFNF
- a CDS encoding MotA/TolQ/ExbB proton channel family protein, giving the protein MRKFVVIVLLIMMMTFVLAGIAYAQDKAATEKSGGGLQNFAELVFGSGLVKWFKNGGWAMWPILFLAIYGLAYIIWKFIALLNGKVNLNNFLDKIIPLIKEKKFEEAKEIAGKTRGPVAAIIYAGLEKADKGKEAVDEAIENASMIEMSYLEKGFIELSSSITLAPMLGFLGTVAGMIAAFDAIAAARAVDATIVATGIRIALITTEAGLIVAIPIQFFNNVFMTMVDGVVIDMQRASEKVTEVLAENIGIKK
- a CDS encoding biopolymer transporter ExbD yields the protein MIISRKRKLKAMIPTASTGDIAFLLIIFFMSTTKFDVKEGIKLVLPQKAEATGNKTQTLTLTEKEMTRFQILPDGQIAVNKEAPRYIESEELDVIIQQKMQMNPDMIFKVITDRETKYSEMIRVVDRLKAAKIEKISLSTN
- a CDS encoding biopolymer transporter ExbD, whose product is MAKFNTKKRRDVAIPQASTSDIAFLLLLFFMVTTVFVQEKKFWVERSRWPYAESIERIPRNHTSTIYVMRDETILLDDIPTRIESSEDVFISQTLIRKKTEDPELIVCFRTDKDTKYGVMSDVMRQLQDANALVVAFETQPLQKK
- a CDS encoding energy transducer TonB; this encodes MKAQYQDWKDIANSQFSKGLALSLTLLIFAIMVTPKVEVRKQVFQTEQMELVDIPAEERERIETPQTDVDVNVTFQISDVLGTEEVDMAAFQEALTQIGDIYRTSSPTQQSEDETPVNFVPYDDPPVVIGKIEPAYPEFARRNKLEGTVILEVEVLKDGSIRDIRVRRGVGGGLDEAAIEAVRKVKFQPGRSSGQAVDCLVIIPVEFKIQ